From the genome of Desulfovibrio psychrotolerans, one region includes:
- a CDS encoding DUF935 domain-containing protein, translated as MLYDHLGRPVETSRLREEEAGPTLTGVRQVISGHPAQGMTPERLARILRDAEEGEPTRYLELAEEMEEKDLHYRSVLGTRKLQVSGLDVTVVSASDEAADVAAADLVREWLEWDELQPALFDVLDGVGKGFSVTEIMWDTSGKRWIPKALLWRDPRWFRFDPADGRTLRLLDAGGQLQPLTPFKYIVHVHKSKSGLPIRGGLAYAIAWVWLFKAFDIKSWVQFAEIFGHPLRVGKYGAGASAEDKATLLRAVRNIARDAAAIIPESMMLEFVEAKISGNIDLYEKLAAYLDRQTSKAVLGQTGTTDTGQHVGTANAHEQVREDIERSDAGQLAATLNRDIVRPMVDLNLGPRLRYPRIIISRPDAEDIAALVSAVERLVPLGLDVETSVVRDRLGLPEPAAGAVVLTAPGTVAGVPPEPQQALQRSLNAAGRSDVPDGPDQLDQLAIEALSDWQPMMQPMLDPLHRLLEECDTHEEFLRRLPNVVSEQDTAALTEALARCIFMAKLAGATGAPVQDAEGEEHA; from the coding sequence ATGCTATATGACCATTTGGGCAGACCCGTGGAAACATCCCGCCTGAGGGAAGAGGAAGCCGGGCCGACGCTGACCGGCGTGCGTCAGGTCATTTCCGGGCATCCGGCGCAGGGCATGACACCGGAACGCCTGGCCCGTATCCTGCGCGATGCGGAAGAGGGTGAACCCACACGGTACCTGGAACTGGCCGAGGAGATGGAAGAGAAGGACTTGCACTATCGGTCCGTGCTCGGCACCCGTAAGTTGCAGGTAAGCGGACTTGACGTGACGGTGGTTTCCGCCAGTGACGAAGCCGCCGATGTGGCCGCCGCCGATCTGGTACGCGAGTGGCTGGAGTGGGACGAGCTGCAGCCCGCCCTGTTCGACGTGCTGGATGGAGTGGGCAAGGGATTCTCCGTCACGGAGATCATGTGGGATACCAGCGGCAAACGCTGGATACCCAAAGCGCTGCTGTGGCGTGACCCGCGCTGGTTCCGCTTCGACCCGGCGGACGGGCGCACGCTGCGTCTGCTGGATGCGGGCGGGCAGTTGCAGCCCCTGACGCCGTTTAAGTACATAGTGCATGTCCACAAATCCAAGAGTGGCCTGCCCATCCGGGGCGGTTTGGCCTACGCCATCGCCTGGGTCTGGCTGTTCAAAGCCTTCGATATCAAGTCGTGGGTCCAGTTCGCGGAAATCTTCGGGCACCCCTTGCGCGTCGGTAAATACGGAGCCGGTGCCTCGGCAGAGGACAAGGCCACCTTGCTGCGGGCCGTACGCAATATTGCGCGGGATGCGGCAGCCATCATCCCGGAATCCATGATGCTGGAATTCGTGGAAGCCAAGATATCAGGCAACATCGATCTGTACGAAAAGCTGGCCGCCTATCTGGACCGACAAACCTCCAAGGCCGTGCTGGGCCAGACCGGCACCACGGACACCGGGCAACACGTGGGCACGGCAAATGCGCACGAACAAGTGCGGGAAGACATAGAACGGTCCGATGCCGGTCAGCTGGCGGCGACGCTCAACCGTGACATTGTTCGCCCCATGGTGGACCTGAACCTCGGTCCGCGTCTCCGCTACCCGCGCATCATCATCTCCCGTCCGGACGCGGAGGATATTGCCGCGCTCGTCTCCGCCGTGGAAAGATTGGTGCCGCTCGGCCTGGATGTTGAAACCAGCGTTGTCCGCGACAGGCTTGGTCTGCCGGAACCTGCTGCCGGGGCCGTGGTGCTCACCGCCCCCGGAACCGTGGCCGGTGTGCCGCCGGAACCGCAACAGGCGCTGCAGCGCTCCCTTAATGCGGCGGGTAGGTCTGATGTGCCGGACGGCCCAGATCAACTCGACCAGCTGGCCATCGAGGCGTTGTCCGATTGGCAGCCCATGATGCAGCCGATGCTTGATCCACTGCACCGCCTGCTGGAAGAATGCGACACACACGAAGAGTTTCTGCGCCGTCTGCCGAACGTGGTCAGCGAGCAGGATACGGCAGCTCTGACCGAGGCGCTGGCCCGCTGCATCTTCATGGCCAAGCTGGCCGGGGCAACGGGTGCCCCCGTGCAGGATGCCGAGGGTGAAGAACATGCTTGA
- a CDS encoding DUF3486 family protein, with product MPKKSTIKRLPPEVRERIGVLLEQGRTLDEILDALAGLDVQISRSALHRYKQHIDKVGERIRRSRDMAEALVQRFGDEPESKVARMNIQFLHAAITDVISSAEATDEEGNPVPLDPRSAMELAKALDHLGKASKADADLISRIREEATKAANKQAASTVSEVGRKAGVPGTVIDQMMQAVLGGAV from the coding sequence ATGCCCAAGAAATCCACCATCAAGCGCCTGCCCCCGGAAGTGCGGGAACGCATAGGCGTCCTGCTGGAGCAGGGCCGTACGCTGGACGAGATACTGGACGCTCTGGCCGGGCTGGACGTGCAGATCAGCCGCAGCGCCCTGCACCGCTACAAGCAGCACATCGACAAGGTCGGCGAACGTATCCGGCGCAGCCGTGATATGGCGGAAGCATTGGTGCAGCGGTTCGGCGATGAGCCGGAAAGCAAGGTGGCGCGTATGAATATCCAGTTCCTGCACGCGGCCATTACCGATGTGATCAGCAGTGCGGAGGCCACCGACGAGGAAGGCAACCCCGTGCCTCTTGATCCCCGTTCGGCCATGGAACTGGCCAAGGCGCTGGACCATCTCGGCAAAGCCTCCAAAGCGGATGCGGACCTTATTTCCCGCATCCGGGAAGAGGCAACCAAGGCGGCCAATAAGCAGGCTGCGTCCACCGTGTCCGAAGTCGGGCGCAAGGCCGGTGTACCCGGAACCGTCATCGACCAGATGATGCAGGCCGTGCTCGGAGGTGCCGTATGA
- a CDS encoding glycoside hydrolase family 108 protein, translating into MRSTFEAAQAFVAKWEGGLVDHPNDPGGITNRGVSLRWLRLIGCDIDGDGDIDADDVRAVTSEIATRLFYAHFWAAPGLHELPPLVAVAVYDGAVNQGVPPAVRQLQAACNRTDGIPLVEDGRLGPNTLRRVTLLCRDGSLALALSTITEREAFYQSLVARPPKVLSSGQVVDYRAFLAGWLNRTGALDGWCTQLAKEGMA; encoded by the coding sequence ATGCGCAGTACATTCGAGGCCGCACAGGCCTTTGTGGCCAAGTGGGAAGGTGGTCTGGTGGACCACCCGAACGATCCCGGCGGCATCACCAACCGGGGCGTGTCCCTGCGCTGGTTGCGCTTAATCGGTTGCGACATCGATGGCGATGGCGACATAGACGCCGATGACGTCCGCGCAGTCACCTCCGAAATAGCGACCCGGCTATTCTATGCCCACTTCTGGGCGGCTCCCGGTCTGCATGAATTGCCGCCGCTGGTGGCGGTCGCCGTCTATGACGGTGCCGTCAATCAGGGGGTGCCGCCCGCCGTGCGCCAGTTGCAGGCCGCATGCAACCGTACCGACGGCATTCCGCTGGTGGAAGATGGTCGCCTTGGCCCCAACACTCTGCGACGTGTCACCCTGCTGTGCCGCGACGGCTCGTTGGCCCTTGCATTATCCACCATCACTGAACGTGAGGCGTTCTACCAATCATTGGTCGCCCGACCGCCCAAAGTTTTGAGCAGCGGGCAGGTTGTGGACTACCGCGCATTCCTCGCGGGCTGGCTCAACCGCACCGGAGCCTTGGACGGCTGGTGCACGCAGCTGGCTAAGGAGGGAATGGCGTAA
- a CDS encoding DUF2730 family protein, with translation MNDPVNDLVVQWAGVVVPVVVTTVSALLGWVLWSMRKTYVTHEQCESCRTTMNNRLSGLEGVLENAPSSKDMQAVVVKLSDISGELKAANARAEGQAELLRALSRQVAMLNDYHVTKGK, from the coding sequence ATGAATGATCCGGTGAATGATCTGGTCGTGCAGTGGGCAGGAGTTGTCGTTCCGGTGGTGGTGACCACAGTCTCGGCCCTGCTGGGCTGGGTGTTGTGGTCCATGCGTAAGACGTATGTGACTCATGAACAATGCGAATCCTGCCGCACCACCATGAACAATCGGTTATCCGGCTTGGAGGGGGTATTGGAGAACGCCCCCTCATCCAAGGATATGCAGGCCGTGGTGGTGAAGCTGTCGGACATCAGCGGCGAGCTGAAGGCAGCCAACGCCCGTGCCGAGGGACAGGCGGAACTGCTCCGGGCCTTGTCGCGGCAGGTGGCCATGCTCAACGATTACCACGTTACCAAGGGGAAGTAG
- a CDS encoding VpaChn25_0724 family phage protein, with amino-acid sequence MSFQTVLAEDRRLCILRLLSGSPGREANHYVLKTALQSLGHAVSHDVVKGDLAWLDAQGLVATSDKSDVTVATLRAYGQDVADGVASVPGVKRPMPGE; translated from the coding sequence ATGTCCTTTCAGACCGTACTCGCAGAAGACCGCCGCCTGTGCATCCTGCGTCTGCTCTCCGGATCGCCGGGGCGGGAGGCCAACCACTATGTGCTTAAAACCGCGCTGCAGTCGCTGGGGCACGCCGTAAGCCACGACGTGGTCAAGGGTGACCTTGCATGGCTGGACGCGCAGGGATTGGTTGCCACCTCCGACAAAAGCGATGTGACCGTGGCCACGTTGCGTGCCTATGGGCAGGATGTTGCCGATGGCGTGGCATCTGTACCCGGCGTTAAACGGCCCATGCCCGGAGAGTAG
- a CDS encoding XRE family transcriptional regulator, producing the protein MSFGDRIKILRGGETQAEFASRIGISQRALGNYERNERTPDVDFAALVCSKTGASAAWLLLGKEDSAASQNPQPTSSQNESGPHCGIVLVPKVQARLSAGGGSLEANGDPVGSYAFRSDWLIRKGQASSMVLMDVVGDSMAPAIEDGDMVLIDQSQTGVVPGAIYAVGVEGGVYVKRVDLLPGVLVLNSINPSYSAIEVPLRGDLADTVRVIGRVIWWCREAK; encoded by the coding sequence ATGTCCTTTGGTGACAGGATTAAAATTCTTCGCGGCGGGGAAACCCAAGCGGAATTCGCATCCCGCATAGGTATCAGTCAGCGCGCGCTTGGAAACTATGAGAGGAACGAACGTACCCCGGACGTAGACTTTGCTGCGCTCGTTTGTTCTAAAACAGGTGCTTCTGCTGCGTGGCTGTTGCTTGGGAAGGAAGACAGCGCGGCTTCTCAAAACCCTCAACCTACCAGTTCGCAAAATGAGAGCGGCCCCCATTGCGGGATTGTCTTGGTCCCTAAGGTCCAAGCCCGCCTTTCCGCAGGCGGAGGCAGCCTGGAAGCCAACGGGGACCCCGTGGGCAGCTATGCCTTCAGATCGGATTGGCTGATACGTAAAGGGCAGGCATCCAGCATGGTATTGATGGATGTGGTGGGTGACAGCATGGCCCCGGCCATTGAAGACGGGGATATGGTGCTGATAGATCAATCGCAGACGGGGGTTGTGCCTGGTGCCATCTATGCCGTTGGCGTTGAGGGTGGCGTGTACGTGAAACGTGTCGACCTGTTGCCGGGGGTGCTGGTACTGAATAGCATCAACCCAAGCTATAGCGCCATTGAGGTCCCCCTGCGCGGGGACCTTGCCGACACCGTACGAGTTATCGGCCGCGTTATCTGGTGGTGCCGGGAGGCAAAATAG
- a CDS encoding DUF2325 domain-containing protein, whose product MINIVLIGGLDRLHADYKQAAADRGVDLRCYTGRESNLASRIGDATAVLVITSVISHRAVNIARSATSIPIIRLRGAGVGHVRRGIAAALAEQEGTGNV is encoded by the coding sequence ATGATCAACATCGTTCTGATCGGCGGGCTGGACCGCCTGCATGCCGACTACAAACAGGCCGCTGCAGATCGCGGCGTGGACCTGCGCTGTTACACGGGGCGCGAGTCCAACCTCGCGTCCCGCATTGGCGATGCCACCGCCGTACTGGTCATCACCAGTGTCATCAGTCATCGGGCCGTCAACATTGCCCGGTCAGCAACCAGCATTCCCATCATCCGCTTGCGTGGTGCAGGCGTAGGCCATGTCAGGCGCGGCATCGCTGCCGCGCTGGCAGAGCAGGAGGGCACCGGAAATGTTTAA
- a CDS encoding phage head morphogenesis protein produces MLEMRPLPPEEAVNYFKAKGYELPPTWDWHDMWQEAHATATTVAKSAGFDILGDIHGQLQKVLEQGQTFHDFKKELTPVLQAKGWWGRKELPDPRTGEVRSVQLGSPRRLRTIYDVNLRTAHASGAWARAQRTKDRRPFLRYVAILDRRTRPDHRAWHGTVLPMDDPFWNTHYPPNGWRCRCSVQQLGQRDLDRYGYTVSESPPRPPMVPWKNPKTGEVVMVPKGIDPGWGYNPGKAALQEHAARTLMNKLVPLPPDVAAKAMAASARFVMPALEKDFAGWVNDVVHRARSGNYRAMGERRVVGALPPGALDFLRGRNVIPASGAITMADGDVLHMLRSAKGNQLPPATLSRLPQILARPQAILWDKQDPGLVYVWHMEGNAAEKVIVKVDYRTRVAREKVTTNSVRSGRTTNADELRNRGRYDVVEGDI; encoded by the coding sequence ATGCTTGAGATGCGCCCGCTGCCGCCGGAAGAGGCCGTGAACTACTTCAAGGCCAAGGGCTATGAACTGCCGCCCACATGGGACTGGCACGACATGTGGCAGGAGGCTCATGCCACGGCAACCACTGTGGCCAAGTCCGCCGGGTTCGACATCCTTGGCGACATCCACGGGCAATTGCAAAAGGTGCTGGAACAGGGGCAGACCTTCCATGACTTCAAAAAGGAACTGACCCCCGTCCTGCAGGCCAAAGGCTGGTGGGGCCGCAAGGAACTGCCCGATCCGCGCACCGGCGAAGTACGCTCGGTCCAGCTGGGCAGCCCGCGTCGTCTGCGCACCATCTACGATGTGAACCTGCGCACGGCCCATGCCTCCGGCGCATGGGCGCGGGCGCAGCGCACCAAGGACCGGCGTCCTTTCCTGCGGTATGTGGCCATTCTGGACCGTCGTACACGCCCAGATCATCGGGCATGGCACGGCACGGTGCTGCCCATGGACGACCCCTTCTGGAACACTCATTACCCGCCCAACGGCTGGCGTTGCCGGTGCTCCGTTCAGCAGCTGGGGCAGCGAGATCTGGACCGTTACGGATACACTGTCAGCGAGTCGCCGCCCCGGCCTCCCATGGTGCCGTGGAAAAACCCCAAGACCGGCGAAGTTGTGATGGTGCCCAAGGGTATTGACCCCGGCTGGGGCTACAATCCCGGCAAGGCTGCCCTGCAGGAACACGCGGCCCGCACCCTGATGAACAAGCTGGTGCCGCTGCCGCCCGATGTGGCGGCCAAGGCCATGGCAGCTTCGGCCCGGTTCGTGATGCCCGCACTGGAAAAGGATTTCGCGGGGTGGGTCAATGATGTGGTACATCGCGCCCGCAGCGGCAACTATCGCGCCATGGGCGAGCGTCGTGTAGTCGGGGCCCTTCCGCCCGGAGCGCTGGACTTCCTGCGCGGCCGCAATGTGATCCCGGCATCCGGTGCCATCACCATGGCAGATGGTGACGTGCTGCACATGCTGCGCAGCGCCAAGGGCAATCAGTTGCCGCCCGCCACTCTCTCCCGGCTGCCGCAAATTCTCGCACGGCCGCAGGCCATCCTGTGGGACAAGCAGGACCCCGGCCTGGTTTACGTCTGGCACATGGAAGGCAACGCGGCGGAAAAGGTCATCGTCAAGGTGGACTACCGCACACGGGTGGCACGGGAAAAAGTGACCACCAACAGTGTACGCAGCGGACGAACCACCAATGCGGATGAGCTGCGCAACAGAGGGCGGTATGATGTGGTGGAGGGAGATATCTGA
- a CDS encoding phage protease, whose product MDTKHTTSPLLQARHAVELTDPMDVTATPPEWIQLLPSGEFRGRDGRGPYRNADPAGIIATTIAYQAGAELPMDYDHQLEYAAINGQPAPASGWIVELAVKFGGEVWGRVRWTEKAAAHIRAREYRYLSPVFRHTADGRIIRIESAALTNVPNLELVAIASRRAGGEAQPHTREEDMDLKKMLTGILGLPADSAEDVVTAKVQGLVTAAHSAGAGLASIAKAIGAPDGATADAIATEARALASRVGAPDPAKFVPIEMYQETSSALAALRKDVSASTAKSLVEEAKTAHKVSPAMEPWAQSYAEKDPDGFKAWMSASAPVVPTGPKGPDGKPPAGTGKLSDEERAVCSQLGLDEAEYLKSVQSAAPGGKEA is encoded by the coding sequence ATGGACACCAAACACACCACATCGCCCCTTTTGCAGGCCCGCCACGCGGTGGAGCTGACCGACCCTATGGATGTGACCGCAACGCCTCCGGAATGGATACAGTTGCTGCCCTCCGGGGAATTTCGCGGCAGAGACGGCCGTGGCCCGTACCGCAACGCCGATCCGGCGGGCATCATTGCGACCACCATCGCCTATCAGGCCGGTGCGGAATTGCCCATGGATTACGACCACCAGCTGGAATACGCCGCCATCAACGGGCAACCTGCTCCGGCATCCGGCTGGATTGTCGAATTGGCGGTCAAGTTTGGTGGCGAGGTGTGGGGCCGTGTCCGGTGGACGGAAAAGGCCGCCGCCCATATCAGGGCGCGTGAATACCGTTACCTGTCCCCGGTGTTCCGCCACACAGCGGATGGTCGCATCATCCGTATCGAATCTGCCGCCCTGACCAATGTGCCCAATCTCGAACTTGTCGCCATTGCCTCCCGCCGTGCAGGCGGCGAGGCCCAACCCCATACCAGAGAGGAAGATATGGACCTCAAGAAAATGCTTACCGGCATTCTCGGCCTGCCTGCGGACAGTGCCGAGGATGTTGTGACGGCCAAGGTGCAGGGCCTCGTCACCGCCGCGCACAGCGCAGGCGCAGGGCTGGCATCCATCGCCAAGGCCATCGGGGCACCGGACGGTGCCACGGCCGATGCCATCGCTACTGAAGCCCGCGCACTGGCCAGTCGCGTGGGCGCGCCCGACCCGGCGAAGTTTGTGCCCATTGAAATGTATCAGGAGACATCCTCCGCGCTTGCCGCACTGCGCAAGGACGTGTCCGCATCCACCGCCAAGTCGCTGGTGGAAGAGGCCAAGACTGCCCACAAGGTCAGCCCCGCCATGGAGCCGTGGGCGCAGAGCTATGCGGAAAAAGACCCGGATGGATTCAAGGCATGGATGAGCGCATCCGCTCCGGTTGTTCCCACCGGTCCCAAGGGGCCTGACGGCAAACCTCCCGCTGGCACCGGCAAGCTGTCCGATGAAGAGCGCGCCGTGTGCTCCCAGCTGGGACTGGACGAGGCCGAATATCTCAAAAGCGTGCAGAGCGCCGCCCCCGGCGGCAAGGAGGCGTAA